ATAGCTCATGGGCGTTCCTCCTCCAGGGGAGTCTAGGGCGGGGCTTGCGCGGAGCAATGGGAAAAGCCGTTATATCGTACATACACGAGTTAACGAATGGGCCGGAGGGGGAACGGACCCGGCACGAATCACTGACGCTGGGATGTTCCGCTTAAGTCTACACAAGATGTGGGTGGCCGCTGTCCGCGGACGCATATTCCTGCGCACGCGGACAGCCGAAAACGCCGCTCAAGTGTTAACACCCGGAGCAAGGCGGTGTGCCGTCTCAGGAAAGCGTCTTGTTGCTCGCCTTCACAGCCTCTTCCGCCACATAGACCTGCCCGCCCATCGCCCGGAATCTTTCCGACATCTCCGACATGCCGTCGATGGCCTTCTGCTCGTTGTCACCGAGGCTCGCCGCATAGTCGCGGACGTCCTGGGTGATCTTCATCGAGCAGAATTTCGGCCCGCACATCGAGCAGAAATGCGCGACCTTATGGGCCTCTTTCGGCAGGGTCTCGTCATGGAAGTCGCGGGCGGTGGTCGGATCGAGGCCGATATTGAACTGATCCTCCCAGCGGAAGTCGAAGCGCGCTTTTGACAGCGCATCGTCACGCAACTGCGCCGCCGGATGCCCTTTTGCGAGATCGGCGGCGTGAGCTGCGATCTTGTAGGTGATGACGCCGGTCTTCACGTCGTCCTTGTTCGGCAGGCCGAGATGTTCTTTCGGCGTAACGTAGCAAAGCATGGCGCAGCCGAACCAGCCGATCATCGCAGCGCCGATGCCGGAGGTGATGTGGTCGTAACCGGGGGCGATGTCGGTCGTCAGGGGTCCGAGCGTGTAGAAGGGCGCTTCGCCGCATTCCTTCAGCTGCTTGTCCATATTGATCTTGATCTTGTGCATCGGCACATGGCCGGGCCCTTCGATCATCACCTGGCAGCCCTTCTGCCACGCGATCTGCGTCAGTTCGCCGAGCGTCTCGAGTTCGGCAAATTGCGCGCGGTCATTGGCGTCATAGATCGAGCCGGGACGCAGCCCGTCGCCCAAAGAGAACGACACATCGTAGCGCCGCATGAGATCGCAGATCTCATCGAAGCGCTCATAGAGGAAGCTCTCTTTGTGATGGGCAAGGCACCATTTGGCCATGATGGAGCCGCCGCGCGAGACAATGCCCGTCATGCGGTTTGCCGTCAGCGGCACATAAGGCAGGCGCACTCCCGCATGGATGGTGAAGTAGTCGACGCCCTGTTCGCACTGCTCGATCAGCGTGTCCTTATAGACCTCCCAATCGAGCTTCACCGGATCGCCGCCGACTTTCTCCAGCGCCTGATAGATCGGCACCGTGCCGATCGGGACGGGGGAGTTCCTTATGATCCAGTCGCGCGTGTTGTGAATGTTGCGGCCGGTCGATAGGTCCATCACCGTGTCGGCGCCCCAGCGGATCGCCCAGACAAGCTTTTCCACCTCTTCCGCGACGGAGGACGAGACGGCGGAATTGCCGATATTGGCGTTGATCTTCACGAGGAAGTTCCGGCCGATGATCATCGGCTCGAGTTCGGCGTGGTTGATGTTGGAAGGAATGATGGCGCGCCCGCGCGCGATTTCCTCGCGCACGAATTCGGGCGTAATGAAAGCCGGCAGCGCTGCGCCGAAGCTCTCGCCGTCGTCGAGCGCATATGCTGCGCGTTCCAGCATGTCTTTGCGGCCGAGATTTTCGCGCTCGGCCACATAGATCATTTCCTTGGTGATGATGCCGGCGCGCGCGAACTCATATTGCGTGACGAGCGCATTGCCTGTTCCCGCAAAAGGCGGATGTTCGATCGGAAAGGCGCGGGCGAGATGCCCGTCACCCACATTGCCATTGTCTTCCGGCTTGATGCTGCGGCCGCAATAGTCCGCAACGCCGCCGCGTTCTTTCACCCATGCGGTGCGCAGGCGCGGCAGGCCGCGTTCGAGATCGACTGAATAGCTCGGATCGGTGTAGGGGCCGGACGTATCGTAGACACGGACGGGAGCCTCATTCGCATCGCTCAGCGCGATCTCGCGCACCGGCACGCGCACATCCGGCGCTGCATCATTTGCAATGTAGAGTTTGGTCGATGCCGGCAGCGGACCGGTGGTGACGCCAGCTTCAATGAAGGCGTTGGGAGAAAATGACTTGTTCATAAGGACCTCCTCGAAAAGACGGAGATCCGGCTTCCAGGAGGATTTGCGGGAAATAAGGAATCTCACCTTGGCCCGCGTGCCCGTCCCTTCGCCGGAATTACCCGGATCAGGTTCAAAGGGTCACCGCGCTGCCTAAGGCTTGCGGTCTCTCAGCTCCTTGTCGGAGCTCCCCTCGGTTTACGAGGAAAAGTCTTTAAGCCTTACGGCCCGCCGGTCAAGTAAAACCGCTATATGCCGAAAATGTCCTTGTCGCCCGGCTGCAGGAACGGGTCGGAGATCGACACGCTGTCGTCGCTTAGCTGATAAGGAAAAACCAACCGTCCGGAAAAGTCGCCGACGTGGTCGAAAGCGGCGGCAATCGCATCCGATGTGCCGCCGCCCGGTAATGTGGTGCGCACGTCATAGACCAGGATCGACGCAATGATCGCGCCGCTCTTTGCTTGGCTGCGATATCCATCTTTCAGCCATTTGATGATGTCGGCTGATTTCGGAGACGCATCTTCGGCGCAGGCTATTGCAGGCACGATTTCGCCGGTTGCCAGCATGGTCACTCCGAACGGAAAAAACTCTCCGTGCTCGCCGAGCCATTTCTCGGCGATGGGAATGACCACGCTCAACAGCTCTTCGAAATCGGCCTTCGGGTCGCGCATCAATCGTCTTCGTGTCGGATCATTTGCCGATCGGCGCGATGGCGGCGATATAGCCGTAATAGACGAAGATGCCGCCGATGATGAGAAGCACGGCCGCCATGACCGGCAGTGTCGCGGTCTTGGTAATGACGCGGGCGCCCTTCTTCGAAATCTCCTGCGTGAACAGAATCCGGAACGTGCCGATCAGAATGGCGAACCAGCCGAATGCGGTGATCAGCGAACGCCAGTCCATCACCCACACATTATGCGTCAGCACAATCGCCAGACCCGTGACGAGCGGCAGCATGCCGGCGATAAAGACCAGCGGCCTCGATGACAGCAGCTGCTTGACCAGGTCGCGGAAGCTGTCGACGTCTTTCAGGATAGCCGCCGCAATGACGAGCATGACCGGCCCGACAAGCTGCGCGATAAACAATGATACGCCCATGATTTTCCCCCCAATATCTTCCCCAGTGTTTCCGCCGGGGAAGATGTTCGGTCAGGCTGTCATAATCAATCGGCCCCGTTCAATCGGCTTTTGCGCCCGACTGTTTGACGATGGGCGCCCATTTGGCGAGTTCCGCGGCAGCAAATTTGCCGAGCTCTTCCGGCGTCGAGGCGACGACGGTCGCCGAGAATTCCGCCAGCTTCTCCTTCACCTTGGGGTCGTTGACGGCCTTGTTTGCCTCCTCATTGAGCTTCTTGATGGCTTCCGGCGGCGTACCGGCCGGGGCAAACAGCGCGTTCCAGGTATAGGTCTCATAGCCGGGCAGAGCCTCGTTCAGCGCCGGCATATCGGGGAAAGTCGCCGCGCGCTGCGGTGAGGTCACGGCGATGCCTTTCAGCTTGCCGGAGCGGATATGCTGGGTGGAGGAGGGGAGATTGTCGAACATGATCGGCACCTGGCCGCCGATGACATCGACCAGCGCCGGGCCCGCGCCCTTATAGGGCACATGCACGAGATCGACTCCCGCCATGGTCTTGAAGAGTTCGCCCGACAGATGCAGCGGCGAGCCATTACCTGATGATGCGTATGAGTATTTACCGGGATTGGCCTTGAGCAGCGCAATCAGTTCCTGCGCATTGTTTGCCGGCACGGACGGGTGGACGACAAGAACGTTTGGCACCGTGACCAGCAGCGAGATCGGCGCAAAATCCTTGATCGGGTCATACGGCATGTTGGGATAAACGGCCGGATTCAGCGCGTGGGTCGCGACCGTCGCCATCAGGATTGTGTAGCCGTCGGGGGTCGCTTTCGCGACGGCGGCGGCGCCGAGATTGCCGCCTGCCCCGCCTTTGTTCTCAACGACGACCTGCTGGCCGAGGCCTTCCGACATCTTCTCGGCAATCAGGCGCCCGACGAGATCGGTCGAGCCGCCGGCGGCGAAGGGGATCACAAGGGTAATAGGGCGGTCGGGGAAACTCTGGGCCGAGGCCGGGGCGGCAAGGCCGAGGGAAACGAGGCAGGCGAGTACAGTGGCGGACAGGCGCATCTGGTCATTTCCTCCATGAGAATTCGGGTGCTGGCGGCTCTTGGGGCCGCTCTGACGCCCCTCAACGTGCCAGAGAGGCGCTGTGTTGCAAGGAAGAATGGACATCCGCCCCGGGCTTGTGTCGTCCGAAGTGTTATATTATAACATTCAGGCCATGGCGTCCCATACCCACCATCATCACCCACGGCCGGCTCGCGGCCCGAG
Above is a window of Terrihabitans soli DNA encoding:
- a CDS encoding Bug family tripartite tricarboxylate transporter substrate binding protein, producing the protein MRLSATVLACLVSLGLAAPASAQSFPDRPITLVIPFAAGGSTDLVGRLIAEKMSEGLGQQVVVENKGGAGGNLGAAAVAKATPDGYTILMATVATHALNPAVYPNMPYDPIKDFAPISLLVTVPNVLVVHPSVPANNAQELIALLKANPGKYSYASSGNGSPLHLSGELFKTMAGVDLVHVPYKGAGPALVDVIGGQVPIMFDNLPSSTQHIRSGKLKGIAVTSPQRAATFPDMPALNEALPGYETYTWNALFAPAGTPPEAIKKLNEEANKAVNDPKVKEKLAEFSATVVASTPEELGKFAAAELAKWAPIVKQSGAKAD
- the thiC gene encoding phosphomethylpyrimidine synthase ThiC, producing MNKSFSPNAFIEAGVTTGPLPASTKLYIANDAAPDVRVPVREIALSDANEAPVRVYDTSGPYTDPSYSVDLERGLPRLRTAWVKERGGVADYCGRSIKPEDNGNVGDGHLARAFPIEHPPFAGTGNALVTQYEFARAGIITKEMIYVAERENLGRKDMLERAAYALDDGESFGAALPAFITPEFVREEIARGRAIIPSNINHAELEPMIIGRNFLVKINANIGNSAVSSSVAEEVEKLVWAIRWGADTVMDLSTGRNIHNTRDWIIRNSPVPIGTVPIYQALEKVGGDPVKLDWEVYKDTLIEQCEQGVDYFTIHAGVRLPYVPLTANRMTGIVSRGGSIMAKWCLAHHKESFLYERFDEICDLMRRYDVSFSLGDGLRPGSIYDANDRAQFAELETLGELTQIAWQKGCQVMIEGPGHVPMHKIKINMDKQLKECGEAPFYTLGPLTTDIAPGYDHITSGIGAAMIGWFGCAMLCYVTPKEHLGLPNKDDVKTGVITYKIAAHAADLAKGHPAAQLRDDALSKARFDFRWEDQFNIGLDPTTARDFHDETLPKEAHKVAHFCSMCGPKFCSMKITQDVRDYAASLGDNEQKAIDGMSEMSERFRAMGGQVYVAEEAVKASNKTLS